One region of Myxococcota bacterium genomic DNA includes:
- a CDS encoding glycosyltransferase family 9 protein, whose protein sequence is MTVDDKQRIDRWLGAWLLVLLRPLAQLTGRFMQRDHSPAPQGEIVFLKLMGGGSLLIALPALLGVRRRYPDHALTLVCGSPVAPFAELCGVFDRVERVEDRRGLAALLWSTARVLARLVRRRVDTVVDLEVYSQLSTVFSLLTLARNRIGFYVESTYWRRNVLTHLVFFNRARGVFHFYAAAAALLGAPPATRGDVRAHLRARLGPVTHAGEYFALGAGCSDFASVRQLPAAEWRAWAQARRGELAGRLWRFLGDARDRAVAEEVAAALRDALGGELQHENLCGQLTLGESLGVLAHASRFFGIDSALVHAARALGVPSVSFFGPTDPATLLEPIEGYSETVHYRPPICSPCLHVAQVPPCKGENVCMRLFTLDRVPATPWCEDASGRSVLPARGPA, encoded by the coding sequence ATGACGGTCGACGACAAGCAGCGGATTGACCGCTGGCTCGGGGCCTGGCTGCTGGTGCTGCTGCGCCCGCTGGCGCAGCTCACCGGCCGCTTCATGCAGCGCGACCACTCGCCGGCGCCGCAGGGCGAGATCGTGTTCCTGAAGCTCATGGGCGGCGGCAGCCTGCTGATCGCGCTGCCTGCGCTGCTCGGCGTGCGCCGCCGCTACCCCGACCACGCGCTCACGCTGGTGTGCGGGTCACCGGTCGCGCCGTTCGCCGAGCTGTGCGGCGTGTTCGACCGCGTGGAGCGGGTCGAGGACCGGCGCGGGCTGGCGGCGCTGTTGTGGAGCACGGCGCGCGTGCTCGCGCGCCTCGTGCGGCGGCGCGTCGACACGGTGGTCGACCTCGAGGTGTACTCGCAGCTCAGCACGGTGTTCTCGCTGCTCACGCTGGCCCGCAATCGCATCGGCTTCTACGTGGAGAGCACGTACTGGCGGCGCAACGTGCTCACGCATCTGGTGTTCTTCAACCGCGCGCGCGGCGTGTTCCACTTCTACGCGGCGGCGGCCGCGCTGCTGGGCGCGCCGCCGGCCACGCGTGGCGACGTGAGAGCTCACCTGCGCGCGCGCCTGGGCCCGGTGACTCACGCGGGCGAGTACTTCGCGCTGGGCGCCGGCTGCTCGGACTTCGCCTCGGTCCGGCAGCTGCCGGCCGCGGAGTGGCGGGCCTGGGCGCAGGCGCGGCGCGGCGAGCTGGCGGGCCGCCTGTGGCGCTTCCTGGGCGACGCGCGCGACCGCGCCGTGGCCGAGGAGGTCGCGGCTGCGCTGCGCGACGCCCTGGGCGGCGAGCTCCAGCACGAGAACCTGTGCGGCCAGCTCACGCTCGGCGAGTCACTGGGCGTGCTCGCCCACGCCAGCCGCTTCTTCGGCATCGACTCCGCGCTGGTGCACGCGGCACGCGCGCTCGGCGTGCCGAGCGTCTCGTTCTTCGGGCCGACCGACCCCGCCACGTTGCTGGAGCCGATCGAGGGCTACAGCGAGACGGTCCACTACCGGCCGCCGATCTGCTCGCCGTGCCTGCACGTGGCCCAGGTCCCGCCGTGCAAGGGCGAGAACGTGTGCATGCGGCTGTTCACGCTCGACCGCGTGCCCGCCACGCCCTGGTGCGAGGACGCGTCGGGCAGGAGCGTGCTGCCGGCGCGGGGCCCTGCGTGA
- a CDS encoding methyltransferase domain-containing protein — protein MSGPLPCHPELAPAASTGRWLVCPACHTRVRRGAGPAERYGDDYPAARGHHDPAVGRCKVRTLERWLGALGVSPAGLTVCEVGFGGGACLAALQARGAFVLGLEPVPANRAHAESLGVPRACLFAAAPLPALPRPPDLWLFQDSFEHVPDPNSLAAWIARQSAPSAAVLMVLPDADSWSRRWMGPLWLHDVPDHLVHYTRGGVAAIFGRAGFRITREFRPVKLVSLAMVWSHLRLLAGAPAPARENARDSARVWFNLGEMGLWLERHDGRRQAAD, from the coding sequence GTGAGCGGCCCGCTGCCGTGCCACCCGGAGCTCGCGCCGGCGGCGTCCACGGGGCGCTGGCTGGTCTGCCCCGCCTGCCACACGCGCGTGCGGCGCGGCGCCGGCCCGGCCGAGCGCTACGGCGACGACTATCCCGCGGCGCGCGGCCACCACGATCCGGCCGTCGGCCGCTGCAAGGTGCGCACGCTCGAGCGCTGGCTGGGCGCGCTGGGAGTGTCTCCGGCGGGACTCACCGTGTGCGAGGTCGGCTTCGGCGGGGGCGCGTGTCTCGCGGCGCTACAGGCGCGCGGCGCGTTCGTGCTGGGACTCGAGCCGGTGCCCGCCAACCGCGCGCATGCGGAGTCACTCGGCGTGCCGCGCGCGTGCCTGTTCGCTGCCGCGCCCCTACCCGCGCTGCCGCGCCCGCCCGATCTGTGGCTGTTCCAAGACAGCTTCGAGCACGTGCCCGACCCGAACTCCCTGGCCGCGTGGATCGCCCGGCAGTCCGCGCCGTCGGCCGCCGTGCTGATGGTGCTGCCCGATGCCGACTCGTGGAGCCGCCGCTGGATGGGGCCGCTCTGGCTGCACGACGTGCCCGACCACCTCGTGCACTACACGCGCGGCGGCGTGGCGGCGATCTTCGGCCGCGCCGGCTTCCGCATCACCCGCGAGTTCCGACCCGTGAAGCTCGTGTCACTCGCCATGGTCTGGAGTCACTTGCGGCTGCTGGCGGGCGCGCCCGCGCCGGCGCGAGAAAACGCCCGCGACTCTGCGCGGGTCTGGTTCAATCTGGGCGAGATGGGTCTGTGGCTGGAGCGTCATGACGGTCGACGACAAGCAGCGGATTGA
- a CDS encoding DNA-formamidopyrimidine glycosylase family protein produces the protein MPELPDVEVYLSALAQRVRGARLEALRIGQPFLLRTVDPKPAELVGKSVRELRRVGKRIALGFDDDLWLVIHLMIAGRLHWTPPDKKPARRPLFELRFATGTLTLTEAGSKRRASLHVLRGPDALASVDPGGIEPLETDVAGFARALRSANHTLKRSLTDPRLISGIGNAYSDEILHRAKLSPIAMTSKLGDAEIERLLDATRAVLREWVERLRAQAGAGFPEGVTAFRPEMAVHGRYRKPCPVCGSPVQRIVYAENETNYCATCQTGGRLLADRALSRLLKSDWPRTLEEMEALRSR, from the coding sequence ATGCCCGAGCTTCCCGACGTGGAGGTCTACCTCTCGGCGCTGGCGCAGCGTGTGCGCGGCGCGCGGCTCGAAGCCTTGCGCATCGGGCAGCCGTTCCTGCTGCGCACCGTGGACCCCAAGCCGGCAGAGCTCGTGGGGAAGAGCGTGCGCGAGCTGCGGCGCGTGGGAAAGCGCATCGCGCTCGGCTTCGACGACGACTTGTGGCTCGTGATCCACCTGATGATCGCGGGCCGGCTGCACTGGACCCCGCCGGACAAGAAGCCGGCGCGCCGGCCGCTCTTCGAGCTGCGCTTCGCGACCGGCACGCTCACGCTCACCGAGGCCGGCTCGAAGCGCCGCGCCTCGCTGCACGTGCTGCGCGGCCCCGACGCGCTGGCCTCCGTCGATCCGGGCGGCATCGAGCCGCTCGAGACCGACGTCGCCGGCTTCGCGCGCGCGCTGCGCTCGGCGAATCACACGCTCAAGCGCTCGCTCACCGACCCGCGGCTGATCTCGGGCATCGGCAACGCCTACTCCGACGAGATACTCCACCGCGCGAAGCTCTCGCCGATCGCCATGACTTCGAAGCTCGGCGACGCCGAGATCGAGCGCCTGCTCGATGCGACCCGCGCGGTGCTGCGCGAGTGGGTCGAGCGACTGCGCGCGCAGGCCGGCGCGGGGTTCCCCGAGGGCGTGACCGCCTTCCGCCCCGAGATGGCCGTCCACGGCCGCTACCGCAAGCCCTGTCCGGTCTGCGGCTCGCCCGTGCAGCGCATCGTGTACGCCGAGAACGAGACCAACTACTGCGCGACCTGTCAGACGGGCGGGAGACTGCTCGCGGACCGCGCGCTGTCTCGACTGTTGAAGTCGGACTGGCCCCGCACCCTGGAGGAGATGGAGGCGCTCCGCTCGCGGTAA
- a CDS encoding FHA domain-containing protein — MKPSSVSWNLSDFLTRYRPALVILTGEARGLEYRLDQPRTALGRGPGVDLALNDESLRTRHALVEFKSGGFVLRHADVEGELPAALELKDGDRFHLGRLELQFTLEARD; from the coding sequence ATGAAACCTTCCTCCGTCTCCTGGAACCTGTCGGACTTCCTGACCCGCTATCGCCCCGCGCTGGTGATCCTCACCGGCGAAGCCCGAGGCCTCGAGTACCGCCTCGACCAGCCCCGCACCGCGCTCGGCCGCGGCCCCGGAGTCGACCTCGCCCTGAACGATGAGTCACTGCGCACCCGGCACGCGCTCGTCGAGTTCAAGAGCGGCGGCTTCGTGCTGCGCCACGCCGACGTGGAAGGCGAGCTGCCCGCCGCGCTCGAGCTGAAGGACGGCGATCGCTTCCACCTGGGCCGGCTCGAGCTGCAGTTCACGCTCGAAGCGCGCGACTAG